TTACAGGCAGCGATTCAATTTCTTCTTTTGGATAAATACCTTTCATCGCAAGCAATTTCCCCGATGGATCACGTAATCTTGATGCTAATTGAGTAAAGTCTATTAAATTTGAAAAGGCCCAGCTGATTATAGTATCAAATAAATAGTTTGGTTGATAATGCTCAATTCGTTTATTTACGATAGAAACATTTATTAATTCTAATTCAATAACTACTTGCATCAAAAACCTTGTTTTTTTAGTGCAGCTATCAAGTAGTGTAATTTCGTCATTAGAACAAGCTATTGCTAGAGGAACACCTGGTAACCCAGCACCACTGCCTACATCCAAGATTCGATGGCTTTTTAAATAAGTAACAACACTTAAGCTATCTAATAAGTGTTTTAAAATTACTTTTTTAGGTTCTTTAATTGCTGTGAGATTATAGCGTTGATTCCACTTATTTAACAACTCTAAGTAAGTTAATAGTTGATCAATTTGCTTTTCTCTCAATTTTAGACCAAGAGAATAAATGCCTAATTCTATTAATAATCTTTTATTTGTAAAGTTAGAATCCTTAGCCAAATTAGGTTAACTATTTAGTAGCTGGTGGTTATAGTTTGTACGTTTTAAATAAATTAACAAGGCTGAAATAGCCGCTGGAGTAATGCCTGGAATTCTTGCAGCCTGCCCTAAAGTAGTAGGACGAATCTGAGTGAATTTTTCCTGTACTTCAGTAGAAAACCCTTTTATTTGGCTATAATCTAAATTAAACGGTAAGCATAAATTTTCATAGTGTAGTTGGCGATTAATTTCCTGCTGCTGTCGCTCAATATATCCTGCATACTTTACTTCAATCCCAATTTGTTCAGCGACAGTAGAGTCAATCATTACTAATTTTCCAATTAAATTCATGAGATTTTCG
This genomic window from Candidatus Nitrosacidococcus tergens contains:
- the rsmG gene encoding 16S rRNA (guanine(527)-N(7))-methyltransferase RsmG, with product MAKDSNFTNKRLLIELGIYSLGLKLREKQIDQLLTYLELLNKWNQRYNLTAIKEPKKVILKHLLDSLSVVTYLKSHRILDVGSGAGLPGVPLAIACSNDEITLLDSCTKKTRFLMQVVIELELINVSIVNKRIEHYQPNYLFDTIISWAFSNLIDFTQLASRLRDPSGKLLAMKGIYPKEEIESLPVTYKVRNIYPLSIPGLEAQRHLIELQ